From one Triticum urartu cultivar G1812 chromosome 3, Tu2.1, whole genome shotgun sequence genomic stretch:
- the LOC125545095 gene encoding senescence-induced receptor-like serine/threonine-protein kinase, with product MVISFSCSASRKLTGILALLFMMTRVYGQSTSGFISIDCGNRRTNKDSTTGIQYHSDHRFVDGGLSHKISTEFMDDAANEQQKTLRSFPQGSRNCYTLLSATGKKFLVRAMFTYGNYDGLNSTMSGSVFRFGLHIGVNVWEAVNLTNWDPSSTIWKEVLTVAPGNNLLVCLINFGTGTPFMSSLELRPLQDVMYPFVNSSVSISYFRRIRFGQATEFITRYPLDPYDRFWEGWSFSYNTYPWMTLNTSSPVRRLPGDNTFQVPEGILQQASTLDTNYSFFEINVAVGPNLDPTNLQLLPIFHFAEVVDNNPNRSFNIYSGDEMLFPDFSPSRSQVDSMHQNGRFLHNPAASFLLNKTNNSVLPPLINAFELYSLVRMDNLTTDSKDVKYMKEVKKHYSVARINWNGDPCSPREYSWEGLTCDYSKSNPNPRIVAVNLSTSGLKGGLTILFMNMVSLETLDLSHNNLTGGIPEYEMKSMKVFDLSYNQLDGPIPHSILQRYQAGLLDLRLEGNPICSKFKDTYCSNKKKSTTPIMLIAVIVPVVLVSLLVVMGTLWKLYWKGKSGDDKEYAMYEEEETPLHIDIRRFTYAELKFITNDFQSIIGEGGFGIVYHGTLENGDEVAVKVLKETSISESTDFLPEVQTLSKVHHKNLVTLQGYCQNKKCLALVYDFMPRGNLKQLLKGGDDYSLTWEQRLHIALDAAQGLEYLHKACTPSIVHRDVKTPNILLDKNMVGVISDFGLSRAFNDAHTHISTVAAGTLGYLDPEYHATFQLTVKTDVYSFGIVLLEIITGQSPVVMDPQAVHLPNWVRQKIANGSIHDVADKKLLDLYDATSLQSVVDLAMNCLENAAINRPTMTEVASRLKVWLPAVSGTPRHTDSMDTEIPRQFRLMISRARNEGISFQSGYTNGISQTSLFSGR from the exons ATGGTGATCAGCTTCAGTTGCTCAGCAAGTAGAAAACTGACGGGGATCTTGGCCTTGCTGTTCATGATGACCCGAGTCTATGGCCAGTCTACTTCGG GGTTCATAAGCATCGATTGCGGAAACAGACGCACCAACAAGGACAGCACAACAGGAATACAATACCATTCTGATCATCGATTTGTCGATGGTGGATTGAGCCACAAGATTTCAACAGAGTTCATGGATGATGCCGCGAATGAGCAACAAAAAACCTTGAGGAGCTTCCCTCAGGGCTCAAGGAATTGCTACACGCTGCTATCCGCCACTGGTAAGAAGTTTTTGGTGAGGGCTATGTTTACTTATGGCAACTATGATGGGTTGAACAGTACTATGAGCGGATCGGTTTTTCGGTTTGGGCTGCATATCGGTGTCAATGTCTGGGAGGCGGTGAACTTGACCAATTGGGATCCATCaagcacaatatggaaggaggtGCTCACCGTTGCTCCGGGCAACAACCTGTTGGTCTGCCTGATAAACTTCGGTACAGGGACACCGTTCATGTCTTCGTTGGAGCTGAGGCCACTGCAAGATGTGATGTACCCTTTTGTGAATTCTTCGGTGTCAATCAGCTATTTTAGACGGATCAGATTTGGTCAAGCCACTGAATTTATCACAAG ATATCCATTGGACCCGTACGACCGGTTCTGGGAGGGCTGGTCTTTCTCCTACAACACCTACCCCTGGATGACCCTAAACACTAGCAGTCCAGTGAGGAGGCTACCCGGCGACAACACCTTCCAGGTACCAGAGGGCATCCTCCAGCAGGCCAGCACCCTAGACACAAACTACTCCTTCTTCGAGATCAATGTGGCAGTGGGTCCCAACCTGGACCCAACGAACCTGCAGCTTCTCCCGATCTTCCACTTTGCCGAGGTCGTTGACAACAATCCAAATAGGTCGTTCAACATCTACAGCGGCGACGAAATGTTGTTCCCAGACTTCTCACCTTCGCGATCCCAGGTGGACAGCATGCACCAGAATGGGCGCTTCTTGCATAACCCCGCAGCCTCCTTCCTCCTGAACAAGACCAACAACTCGGTGCTCCCACCGCTCATCAATGCGTTCGAGCTGTACTCTCTCGTCCGGATGGATAACCTCACCACTGACTCCAAAGACG TCAAATACATGAAAGAAGTCAAGAAGCACTACAGTGTGGCACGAATAAACTGGAATGGTGATCCATGCTCACCGAGAGAGTATTCCTGGGAAGGTTTGACTTGCGACTACTCTAAGAGCAACCCGAATCCGAGGATTGTCGCAGT AAATCTGTCTACCAGCGGACTGAAAGGTGGATTAACCATATTATTCATGAACATGGTATCACTGGAAACCCT GGATTTGTCACACAACAATTTGACAGGAGGTATTCCAGAGTACGAAATGAAGTCAATGAAAGTTTT CGATTTGTCATATAACCAGCTCGATGGACCAATCCCTCATTCTATTCTTCAAAGATATCAGGCTGGTCTGCTTGACTTAAG ATTAGAAGGCAATCCTATATGCTCAAAATTCAAAGATACGTATTGCTCAAATAAGAAGAAGAGCACCACACCCATCATGCTCATTGCAGTGATAGTTCCTGTGGTACTGGTGTCCCTCCTAGTAGTGATGGGCACACTCTGGAAGTTATACTGGAAAG GGAAGTCGGGAGACGATAAAGAGTATGCTATGTATGAAGAGGAGGAGACTCCCCTACATATTGATATCAGACGGTTCACGTATGCAGAGCTGAAGTTCATAACTAATGACTTCCAATCAATCATTGGAGAAGGAGGTTTTGGTATTGTTTATCATGGCACACTGGAAAATGGTGATGAGGTAGCTGTTAAGGTGCTTAAGGAGACATCAATATCAGAATCAACAGACTTCCTCCCTGAG GTGCAAACCTTGTCCAAAGTTCATCACAAGAATCTCGTGACTTTGCAAGGATATTGCCAGAACAAGAAGTGCCTTGCACTCGTTTATGACTTCATGCCTAGAGGAAATCTTAAACAGCTTTTAAAAGGAG GAGATGACTATAGTTTGACCTGGGAACAGCGACTTCATATTGCCCTTGATGCTGCGCAAG GACTGGAGTATCTACACAAGGCATGCACCCCATCAATAGTGCACAGAGATGTCAAGACCCCAAACATCCTTCTGGACAAGAATATGGTGGGGGTAATATCTGATTTCGGGCTTTCACGGGCTTTTAACGATGCCCACACACACATATCTACTGTTGCTGCTGGCACTCTTGGCTACCTCGACCCTGagtaccatgcaactttccaacTCACTGTCAAGACAGACGTTTACAGCTTCGGCATCGTGCTCTTGGAGATCATCACCGGCCAATCCCCAGTAGTTATGGACCCTCAAGCTGTCCACCTACCAAATTGGGTGCGGCAAAAGATAGCTAACGGCAGCATTCACGATGTTGCAGACAAGAAACTGCTGGATCTGTACGATGCCACTTCCCTGCAGAGTGTAGTGGACCTGGCCATGAACTGCCTCGAAAACGCAGCCATCAACAGGCCGACCATGACCGAGGTTGCTTCAAGGCTCAAAGTGTGGTTGCCAGCTGTTTCTGGGACCCCTCGACATACGGACTCCATGGATACTGAAATTCCAAGGCAGTTCCGGCTGATGATTTCAAGAGCAAGAAACGAGGGGATATCCTTCCAGTCTGGCTATACCAATGGGATTTCACAAACGAGCCTCTTTTCTGGACGGTGA